In one window of Tenacibaculum mesophilum DNA:
- a CDS encoding Na(+)-translocating NADH-quinone reductase subunit F produces the protein MEIPKRLEQALIKLYNAFHNDELNPECCSACAVGNILDNRDSWKHLTNDHGSLQLSYVGRVHQNLGRKFNGYTPLELLQIERVFLEACGFTVPLCHYNPKPQNPTDKERLFNGLCAVVSQLCKLEEIANVMDYARVFEYDSDNPVYKFDIIYE, from the coding sequence ATGGAAATACCTAAACGATTAGAACAAGCACTTATAAAGCTTTATAATGCTTTTCACAACGATGAATTGAACCCTGAATGTTGCTCAGCATGTGCGGTTGGAAATATATTAGACAATCGAGATAGTTGGAAACATCTCACGAATGATCATGGCTCATTGCAACTAAGCTATGTGGGTAGGGTTCATCAAAATTTAGGTAGAAAATTTAATGGTTACACTCCACTTGAATTACTACAGATTGAGAGGGTGTTTTTAGAAGCATGCGGTTTTACTGTTCCTTTATGTCATTATAATCCAAAACCTCAAAATCCGACCGATAAAGAGAGGTTATTTAATGGTTTATGCGCTGTAGTTTCACAACTATGTAAACTCGAAGAAATAGCTAACGTTATGGATTATGCTAGAGTTTTTGAATATGATAGCGACAACCCTGTATATAAGTTTGATATAATTTATGAATAA
- a CDS encoding methylated-DNA--[protein]-cysteine S-methyltransferase: MSNLQTTYYKTPIGIAKIEGDENGVQSISVLDENALPTISFHKKTPSCLQNCVMQLDEYFAGKRTDFDLQLNPQGTSFQQSVWNELLNIPFGRTRTYLEQTKQLGDVKAIRAVASANGKNPIWIVIPCHRVVGSDGSLTGYAGGVWRKKWLLEHESGAKQQTLF, translated from the coding sequence GTGTCTAACTTACAAACCACATATTATAAAACTCCTATCGGGATTGCCAAAATTGAAGGTGATGAAAACGGAGTCCAGTCGATTTCAGTATTGGATGAAAATGCTTTGCCTACAATTAGCTTTCATAAAAAGACTCCATCATGTTTACAAAATTGTGTTATGCAATTGGATGAGTATTTTGCTGGAAAAAGAACAGATTTTGATCTACAATTGAATCCACAAGGAACAAGCTTTCAACAATCGGTTTGGAATGAATTATTAAACATTCCTTTTGGAAGAACTAGAACCTACTTAGAACAAACCAAACAATTAGGTGATGTAAAAGCAATTCGTGCTGTAGCTTCTGCTAACGGTAAAAACCCTATTTGGATCGTTATTCCGTGTCACAGAGTTGTAGGTTCTGATGGCTCGTTAACAGGGTATGCAGGCGGTGTTTGGCGTAAAAAATGGCTATTGGAGCACGAAAGCGGAGCAAAACAACAAACATTATTTTAA
- a CDS encoding TatD family hydrolase — protein sequence MITDTHTHLYSSQFDEDRNEMIQRAKEAGVSRFFIPAIDSSYTERMFDLEKNYPKDVFLMMGLHPTSVKENYQEELVHVKEWLDQRDFYAIGEIGIDLYWDKSFLPQQQEAFRTQIQWAKEKKLPIVIHCRDAFDEIFEVLETEKGDDLYGIFHCFTGTLEQAEKAISYNMKLGIGGVATFKNGKIDKFLNQIDIKHIVLETDSPYLAPTPYRGKRNESSYITNVVDKLVDIYGLTFDEISEITTQNSKDVFGV from the coding sequence ATGATTACAGATACACATACCCACTTATATTCAAGTCAGTTTGACGAAGACAGAAATGAAATGATACAACGTGCTAAAGAAGCTGGAGTTTCTCGTTTCTTTATTCCTGCGATTGATAGTTCTTATACTGAACGTATGTTTGACTTGGAAAAAAACTATCCGAAAGATGTGTTTTTAATGATGGGGTTACATCCAACTTCAGTAAAAGAAAACTATCAAGAAGAATTAGTTCATGTAAAAGAATGGTTAGACCAACGTGATTTTTATGCGATTGGTGAAATTGGTATCGATTTGTATTGGGATAAATCATTTTTACCACAACAACAAGAAGCTTTTCGTACTCAAATTCAGTGGGCAAAAGAGAAAAAACTACCGATTGTTATCCATTGTCGTGATGCTTTTGATGAGATTTTTGAAGTACTAGAAACTGAAAAAGGAGATGATTTATATGGAATTTTTCACTGTTTTACAGGAACTTTAGAGCAAGCTGAAAAAGCAATTTCCTACAATATGAAATTAGGAATTGGTGGTGTAGCGACATTTAAAAATGGAAAAATTGACAAGTTTTTAAACCAAATAGACATTAAACACATTGTCTTAGAAACCGATTCGCCATACTTAGCACCTACTCCATACCGAGGAAAACGTAATGAAAGCAGCTACATTACTAATGTTGTGGATAAGTTAGTAGATATTTATGGATTGACTTTCGATGAAATTTCGGAAATTACAACACAGAACTCTAAAGACGTTTTTGGTGTCTAA
- a CDS encoding UDP-2,3-diacylglucosamine diphosphatase: protein MNTSENKKVYFASDQHLGAPTSEASFPREQKFVAWLNEVKKDAEAIFILGDLFDFWFEYKTVVPKGFVRVLGKLAELKDSGIPIYFFVGNHDLWMRDYFEKELNIPVYHSPQEFKINDKLFLIGHGDGLGPGDKGYKRMKKVFTFPLFQWMFRWLHPDLGVRLGQYMSVKNKLISGDEDAKFLGEDNEWLVQYCKRKLETKHHDYFVFGHRHLPLEIQLKDNSVYLNTGDWIQYYTYAVFENDKLVLKKYNS, encoded by the coding sequence ATCAACACTTCTGAAAATAAAAAAGTTTATTTTGCTTCCGATCAACATTTAGGAGCTCCAACATCTGAAGCTAGTTTTCCTCGTGAACAAAAATTTGTTGCATGGTTAAACGAAGTTAAAAAAGATGCTGAGGCTATCTTTATTTTAGGTGATTTATTCGATTTTTGGTTTGAATATAAAACTGTCGTTCCTAAAGGCTTTGTTCGCGTTTTAGGTAAACTTGCTGAACTAAAAGATAGTGGTATCCCGATTTACTTTTTTGTTGGGAACCACGACTTATGGATGCGTGATTATTTTGAAAAAGAATTAAATATTCCTGTGTATCATTCTCCTCAAGAATTTAAAATCAACGATAAATTGTTTTTAATTGGTCATGGTGATGGATTAGGCCCTGGGGATAAAGGATATAAACGCATGAAAAAAGTGTTTACATTTCCGCTATTTCAATGGATGTTTCGTTGGTTGCATCCAGATTTAGGTGTGCGATTAGGACAATATATGTCCGTAAAAAACAAACTGATTTCTGGTGATGAAGATGCTAAATTTTTAGGTGAAGATAATGAGTGGTTAGTACAGTATTGTAAGCGCAAACTAGAAACTAAACACCACGATTATTTTGTTTTTGGACACAGGCATCTTCCTCTAGAAATTCAACTTAAAGACAACAGTGTTTACCTTAACACTGGTGATTGGATTCAGTATTATACCTATGCTGTTTTTGAGAATGATAAGTTAGTTTTAAAAAAATATAACTCATAA
- a CDS encoding nucleoside deaminase, with translation MNPFDDIYFMKKALQEAEIAFDKGEVPVGAVIVFNNQIIARAHNLTELLNDVTAHAEMQAFTAAADFLGGKYLKDCTLYVTLEPCQMCAGASYWTQIGKIVYGASEPKLGFSVLQTKLHPKTKVVSGVLEEECGFLLKKFFIEKRNLN, from the coding sequence ATGAATCCGTTTGACGACATCTACTTTATGAAAAAAGCCTTACAAGAAGCGGAGATAGCTTTTGATAAAGGAGAAGTTCCTGTGGGAGCGGTCATTGTTTTTAATAACCAGATTATAGCGAGAGCACATAACTTAACGGAGTTATTAAACGATGTTACAGCACATGCCGAAATGCAAGCTTTTACTGCAGCAGCAGACTTTTTAGGTGGAAAATATTTAAAGGACTGTACCTTGTATGTTACATTAGAACCTTGCCAAATGTGTGCAGGAGCGAGTTACTGGACGCAGATAGGGAAGATAGTGTATGGAGCAAGCGAGCCTAAATTAGGATTTTCTGTGTTGCAAACTAAATTGCATCCAAAAACTAAAGTAGTTTCAGGGGTTTTAGAGGAGGAATGTGGATTTTTACTGAAGAAATTTTTTATTGAAAAACGGAACTTAAATTGA
- a CDS encoding retropepsin-like aspartic protease yields MASLKKVLRKKKYIKIKLKKMITNHLELDAEINGVKGRFILDTGASNSCVGLDLIERFKLISEESEVKAAGAGATDMETHKSGNNSLKIGKWKANECDLVLFDLTHVNTALKQHDADEVDGIIGADILEEGKAFIDYNKKALYLKKLKKKKVRKLKVPF; encoded by the coding sequence ATGGCAAGTTTGAAAAAAGTATTACGAAAAAAGAAATACATTAAAATAAAACTCAAAAAAATGATTACAAATCATTTAGAGTTAGATGCGGAGATAAATGGTGTTAAAGGAAGGTTTATTTTAGATACAGGCGCTTCTAATTCGTGTGTTGGATTAGATTTAATAGAGCGTTTCAAGCTTATTTCTGAAGAAAGTGAAGTAAAAGCTGCAGGAGCAGGAGCGACGGATATGGAAACACATAAGTCAGGAAATAATTCTCTTAAAATAGGAAAGTGGAAAGCGAATGAGTGTGATTTAGTATTGTTTGACTTAACACATGTAAATACAGCTTTAAAACAACACGATGCTGATGAGGTAGACGGAATTATAGGGGCAGATATTTTAGAGGAAGGAAAAGCCTTTATTGATTATAACAAGAAGGCATTGTATTTAAAGAAGCTTAAAAAGAAAAAAGTAAGGAAATTAAAAGTTCCTTTCTAA